One Sulfolobus sp. S-194 DNA segment encodes these proteins:
- a CDS encoding helix-turn-helix domain-containing protein, with translation MAIRCIYCGSTDVIKHGKTRTGKQLYYCKTCNKYWVKGGIFHRYPKEVKDMIVRIILEGKSVKEVSKEFNIPVTTIYKWLKEVKINENN, from the coding sequence ATGGCAATTAGATGTATTTATTGTGGTTCAACAGATGTCATAAAACACGGTAAAACTAGGACCGGTAAACAATTGTATTATTGCAAAACATGTAATAAATATTGGGTTAAGGGGGGCATTTTCCACAGATATCCTAAGGAAGTTAAGGATATGATAGTTAGAATAATACTAGAAGGGAAGTCAGTTAAAGAAGTATCAAAGGAATTCAATATACCAGTGACAACTATCTATAAGTGGCTAAAGGAGGTAAAAATTAATGAAAATAATTAA
- a CDS encoding ABC transporter ATP-binding protein — protein MSIVIEHVSKSYGKIKVLKDINIPIKEPGCYAILGPNGAGKTTLFRVISTLVVPDNGTVKINGYDVFKEREKALKDVGFLVSVPEPPDFLTVKEFIAFSASLRGKTADIQKLNKMLDLPPLNQKCGKLSKGQKRRTYLAALLAQDPKILVLDEPTDGLDPVEMIKVKDVIKEIKKDKIILYSSHILSEVSDICDYVYIMDKGKIIYNGSIYNIKRMFRPKNVKVEFNYEIPLDDIKRTLGTLVTDVRQDGKMTFELEFDGTSMTRREILRRLVDRYEVRNFYDVETNLEEAFVKILRVFGNGGV, from the coding sequence ATGAGTATAGTCATAGAGCATGTGAGCAAATCTTATGGTAAAATTAAGGTATTGAAGGACATTAATATTCCAATAAAGGAGCCTGGTTGTTACGCAATACTTGGCCCTAATGGTGCTGGGAAAACTACATTATTCAGGGTGATTTCTACCTTAGTAGTACCAGATAATGGTACAGTAAAGATTAATGGCTATGATGTATTTAAGGAACGTGAGAAGGCATTAAAAGATGTGGGTTTTTTGGTCAGTGTGCCAGAGCCTCCGGATTTTCTCACAGTTAAAGAATTTATAGCTTTTTCAGCAAGTCTTAGGGGTAAAACAGCGGATATACAAAAGTTAAATAAAATGCTTGATCTTCCCCCTTTAAATCAAAAATGTGGTAAGCTTTCAAAAGGCCAAAAAAGAAGAACATATTTAGCTGCATTATTAGCACAAGACCCTAAAATTCTAGTACTTGATGAACCTACAGATGGATTAGATCCAGTAGAGATGATAAAGGTAAAAGATGTGATAAAAGAGATAAAAAAAGATAAGATAATCCTTTATTCTTCACATATACTTTCAGAAGTATCTGATATTTGTGATTATGTGTACATTATGGATAAGGGAAAAATAATTTACAATGGTTCCATATATAATATAAAAAGAATGTTTAGACCCAAAAATGTTAAGGTTGAATTTAACTATGAGATCCCATTAGATGATATCAAACGAACTTTAGGAACTCTAGTTACTGATGTAAGACAAGATGGTAAAATGACTTTTGAACTAGAATTTGATGGTACTTCAATGACTAGAAGGGAAATACTTAGAAGATTGGTGGATAGGTATGAAGTAAGGAATTTTTATGATGTTGAGACTAATTTGGAAGAAGCATTTGTAAAAATTTTGAGAGTGTTTGGGAATGGGGGCGTTTAA
- a CDS encoding ABC transporter permease subunit, with product MLPLALVISLINTMLIEAGIVQKPTSVYLFTEANLAYSEILFIILSSMFAGDLISRDFSKEGLYMLTQPISREKIFLAKYISAVTITLIVVLVYMLGVFGTSIVLYNYLIPNWYEIVYVSFLAVLSLLSFVSLFSAIVKSPTISITVSIFILLIIFPLIQQIMEDLHKTPFFVITYALQIILALAQPNITPFIPSPSLSESIEIFVSYLIFGVIVSMITYKKRQLSDV from the coding sequence ATGTTGCCTTTGGCTCTAGTTATATCACTTATTAATACCATGCTTATAGAGGCCGGAATAGTTCAAAAACCTACTTCTGTATACTTATTTACTGAAGCTAATTTAGCATACTCTGAAATTCTTTTCATAATTCTCAGCTCTATGTTTGCAGGAGATCTTATCTCTAGGGATTTCTCTAAAGAGGGATTATATATGCTAACACAACCTATAAGCAGAGAAAAGATATTTTTAGCAAAGTATATTTCAGCGGTCACTATAACACTAATAGTAGTCTTAGTTTATATGCTTGGAGTTTTCGGAACTTCTATAGTCCTTTATAATTATTTAATTCCTAACTGGTACGAAATAGTGTACGTCTCCTTCTTAGCGGTATTATCATTATTATCTTTTGTATCACTTTTCAGTGCAATTGTAAAAAGTCCCACAATTTCAATAACTGTTTCTATATTTATTTTGTTAATAATATTCCCTCTAATACAACAGATAATGGAAGACCTTCATAAGACTCCTTTCTTCGTCATAACTTATGCACTGCAGATTATATTAGCTCTAGCCCAACCAAATATAACACCGTTTATCCCATCACCATCTTTAAGCGAAAGTATTGAGATATTTGTAAGCTACCTAATATTTGGAGTTATAGTAAGTATGATAACTTATAAAAAAAGACAGCTAAGTGATGTTTGA
- a CDS encoding NAC domain-containing protein — MTIDISKILGAKGVNAESLSGIMKITIETDKGEKIILANPNVSKVSFLGFDILVVIEERKD; from the coding sequence ATGACAATCGATATTTCAAAAATATTAGGAGCTAAGGGTGTAAATGCTGAGAGCCTATCAGGTATTATGAAGATTACAATAGAGACTGATAAGGGAGAGAAAATTATACTGGCTAACCCTAATGTATCTAAGGTATCATTTCTTGGCTTTGACATACTAGTGGTCATAGAAGAAAGAAAAGATTAA
- a CDS encoding FtsX-like permease family protein, with protein sequence MKVKDLFWVALLSFFSNKVASVLIIVVIAIATGVSVTLVSQTQGLISTVEQDVLYLGPNTVLVENSGNVNVINGHEIQLNSTLVSYFSKIPHVKEVYPVVCTTGTIDLSGYKRNITIVGISNYSILGDYNVVYGKLATSANAGIMLPYALFKSFDLVGKEAELNISGHIIKLRVTGIINYSTRQLLDFTISSKDVVIPLSILQDSLGISQYKLVVIKVDNPVYDNFVTSYIKTFLGPTVIVQGVGFHGISVAIYYSNLLIISAEQLAQAYLKSININQGLSQFISIIADVISIASITLVLTLSTFSQIKDIGIFRTLGMKRKDIVVEKLIEALYGGLIGSLIGTGMSILFGGYIHVFSSAFSYTPIYSPKELVELFSLGVITALLGSIYPIVWIIKLTPVETIRRGEM encoded by the coding sequence GTGAAAGTTAAAGATTTGTTCTGGGTTGCTTTACTGAGTTTTTTCAGTAACAAAGTAGCATCAGTACTCATTATTGTGGTAATAGCAATAGCCACGGGGGTCTCAGTTACTCTTGTTTCACAAACTCAAGGCCTCATAAGTACTGTAGAACAAGATGTCTTATATTTAGGTCCTAATACTGTACTTGTGGAGAATTCAGGAAATGTAAACGTAATTAACGGCCACGAAATACAGCTCAACTCAACACTAGTAAGCTATTTCAGTAAAATACCTCATGTTAAGGAAGTATACCCGGTAGTATGCACAACTGGAACCATAGACTTGTCTGGCTACAAGAGGAATATAACTATAGTAGGGATTTCAAATTACAGTATTTTAGGAGACTACAATGTAGTGTACGGAAAGCTAGCTACATCAGCAAATGCTGGAATAATGCTTCCCTACGCACTTTTTAAATCCTTTGACTTAGTTGGAAAAGAAGCAGAGCTGAACATCTCTGGACATATCATTAAACTTAGGGTTACAGGGATAATAAATTACTCTACTAGACAACTGTTAGACTTCACAATTTCTTCTAAAGATGTTGTGATTCCGCTCTCGATTTTGCAAGATTCTCTTGGCATTAGCCAGTACAAGTTAGTTGTAATTAAAGTAGATAACCCGGTTTATGATAACTTCGTTACATCATATATAAAGACCTTCTTAGGCCCAACAGTTATAGTTCAAGGGGTAGGATTTCACGGAATATCTGTCGCAATCTATTACAGTAACTTACTTATAATATCTGCAGAACAATTAGCACAAGCATATCTTAAAAGTATAAACATTAATCAGGGACTTTCTCAATTCATCAGCATAATTGCAGATGTGATATCAATAGCCTCAATAACTTTAGTCCTAACACTCTCAACTTTCAGTCAAATAAAAGATATTGGAATATTTAGGACTTTAGGGATGAAAAGAAAGGATATAGTAGTAGAGAAGCTTATAGAAGCACTTTACGGTGGATTAATAGGCTCACTTATAGGAACAGGAATGAGCATCTTATTTGGTGGATATATTCATGTGTTCTCATCTGCCTTTAGTTACACACCAATTTATTCGCCAAAGGAATTAGTAGAGCTATTTTCTCTGGGAGTTATTACGGCACTGCTTGGAAGTATATATCCTATTGTATGGATAATTAAGTTGACTCCAGTAGAAACCATAAGGAGGGGTGAGATGTGA
- a CDS encoding FtsX-like permease family protein, with amino-acid sequence MKFSDIFELTITDISSRWLYSLLIIFMLLIGVSSAFIAISQSQGIVSKEEQLFEFLRPNLLIVYPKSPITNSQVNVAKSMKYVSQVYPVINQSIEVEVNAQNYTFYLLGIDNISIITSYTLVAGTTFDYSSLVIPSSASLHLPPGTLVKVYINKDAKYTYISGVISYSHTVFQRIGVSSSTLFPSYNCLFTSLQYAEKLTGDKNYTFLIVLTQSPLYNSNVTNEILSVFPNATIKSLGVSSTAIARQYASFTAYLVSLSIIAILTSIITNGSVTSISFNRRLREIGVLMALGMKRDHIALLYLLESFILGAVGGIAGLVAGYYITENIMLTKTVIYTPVYYPIQLVELVVLSVLASNIGSIYPIFRVFKLTPSEVMR; translated from the coding sequence GTGAAGTTCAGTGATATATTTGAGCTAACTATAACCGATATATCATCAAGGTGGCTATACTCTCTTTTAATTATATTTATGCTCTTAATAGGAGTAAGCAGTGCATTTATAGCAATATCACAATCTCAAGGCATAGTAAGTAAAGAAGAACAACTGTTTGAGTTCCTCCGTCCTAACCTTTTGATAGTTTATCCCAAATCCCCAATTACAAACTCACAAGTAAATGTGGCCAAGTCGATGAAATATGTAAGTCAAGTTTATCCTGTAATAAATCAAAGTATAGAAGTGGAAGTTAATGCCCAGAACTATACTTTTTACTTGTTGGGTATTGATAACATTAGTATAATCACATCCTACACTCTTGTAGCTGGAACTACATTTGACTATTCTAGTTTAGTAATACCTTCATCAGCATCTCTTCATCTACCTCCTGGTACATTGGTTAAGGTCTACATAAACAAAGACGCCAAATATACCTATATAAGTGGGGTTATATCTTATTCTCATACAGTATTTCAGAGGATAGGCGTTTCATCCTCAACCCTCTTCCCTTCATATAATTGCCTTTTTACCTCACTTCAATACGCTGAGAAGCTCACTGGAGATAAAAATTATACTTTCTTAATAGTACTAACACAATCTCCTCTTTACAATTCAAACGTTACTAATGAGATACTTTCAGTGTTTCCTAATGCAACAATTAAGTCTCTTGGCGTTTCCTCTACAGCTATAGCGAGACAATATGCATCTTTCACAGCATATTTAGTATCCCTAAGTATAATAGCCATACTCACTTCTATAATAACTAACGGTAGTGTAACTTCAATAAGCTTTAACAGAAGATTAAGGGAAATAGGAGTGTTGATGGCTTTGGGAATGAAGAGGGATCATATAGCATTACTGTATTTGCTTGAAAGTTTTATACTCGGGGCGGTAGGCGGTATTGCGGGTCTAGTTGCAGGTTATTACATTACCGAAAATATAATGCTTACAAAGACTGTTATTTACACGCCAGTTTACTATCCAATTCAGTTAGTAGAGCTAGTTGTTTTAAGTGTATTAGCCTCAAATATAGGTAGTATTTATCCTATATTTAGAGTATTTAAGTTAACACCATCGGAGGTGATGAGATGA
- a CDS encoding ABC transporter ATP-binding protein, which yields MKHTVQLIDVSKVYKSGGNEWVALRDVNLYVEEGEFIALVGPSGSGKTTMLNIIGLMDSPTEGHVILEGKDVTYLSEKEKSEFRNKYIGYVFQSYNLISFLTVYQNVELPLVISGIPKKEREKIVEEVLNLVPGIYELRNKKPIQLSGGQQQRVAIARALVTKPKLILADEPTANLDVNTGKAIVDLFKKIKDEMGITIVMATHDLEMLKNCDRIVYIRDGKIERIEDK from the coding sequence ATGAAACACACTGTTCAACTTATAGATGTAAGTAAGGTATATAAGTCTGGGGGCAATGAATGGGTCGCGCTAAGAGACGTTAATTTATATGTTGAAGAAGGAGAGTTCATAGCCCTAGTTGGACCCTCAGGTTCTGGAAAGACTACAATGTTGAACATTATTGGCTTAATGGATTCTCCTACAGAAGGTCATGTAATTCTTGAGGGTAAGGATGTAACTTACTTAAGTGAGAAAGAGAAGTCAGAGTTTAGGAATAAATATATTGGCTATGTCTTTCAGTCCTATAACCTCATTTCCTTTTTAACAGTGTATCAGAATGTGGAACTACCTCTAGTTATTTCTGGGATACCAAAGAAGGAGAGGGAAAAGATTGTTGAGGAAGTATTGAACTTAGTTCCTGGAATTTATGAGCTTAGGAATAAAAAACCAATACAACTCTCTGGAGGACAACAACAGAGGGTTGCAATAGCAAGGGCTCTAGTAACTAAACCAAAGTTAATCCTCGCTGACGAACCTACTGCAAACTTAGATGTGAATACTGGAAAGGCTATAGTCGATCTATTCAAAAAGATAAAGGATGAGATGGGAATAACCATAGTTATGGCTACACATGATTTAGAGATGCTGAAAAACTGTGATAGAATAGTTTACATAAGAGACGGGAAAATTGAAAGAATTGAGGACAAGTAG
- the fdhF gene encoding formate dehydrogenase subunit alpha, whose amino-acid sequence MELVKSICPFCGVGCGVELYVDSSTIIRLSPAKEHVVSRGHLCGKGTLAYEPIFAWDRLIYPLKKVKEEHLRISWEMAIKEIASELKKIIQQYGSDTIAFYGGCQNTLEEDYLMQKLARALGTNNIDSCARVCHDPSATALKEMVGIGASSVSVEMIPKMKVVVITGESITESHPVLSQYLTEAKKNGTKLIVIDPRITGTARFSDLHLRLRPGTDITLFNAVGNYLIKNSLFDEKFIKEKVIGFEDYAKGVSKYTLEYAEKVTQIKRESIQRFAELIAQKGVIFSWGLGLTQSSGINGVRAYINLALLTGNVGTNGGLLVFRGQTNVQGAGDLLKPDRFPSGPMNEENAEKLLKIWNFLPSTKRGLSVTEALLRDNNIRAIIFMGFNPLISMPNREKVERKLKSLDLLVVIDAFMTETANLAHYVLPAAIWAEKEGSVTNLDRLVKWRFKAIDPPGEAKPDYEILKKLAEELGYNFNSDPKEIFEEMKKVIPLYSNLTLDEVMDYSANSRYPNHEIYLYDEKFYTDTNKAKLIFVEQPEVKSGIILITVRNVTRYNTDVITGRIPGYGKYESPMYISPEDALELKIRDDEEVLVTSECGKMNFRVKISNDIQKGIAIMYMHDPKVNYIICDELDEITKTPKYKYTEIKIIKLNC is encoded by the coding sequence ATGGAATTAGTAAAGAGTATATGCCCATTTTGCGGGGTAGGATGTGGTGTTGAATTATATGTAGACAGTTCAACTATTATAAGATTATCTCCTGCTAAAGAACATGTTGTAAGTAGAGGACACCTGTGTGGAAAAGGCACTTTGGCCTACGAGCCCATTTTTGCCTGGGATAGATTGATTTATCCTTTGAAGAAAGTTAAGGAAGAACATTTAAGAATAAGTTGGGAAATGGCGATAAAAGAAATAGCTTCTGAATTAAAGAAAATAATTCAGCAATATGGTAGCGACACAATAGCATTTTATGGTGGGTGTCAAAACACTTTAGAAGAAGACTATTTAATGCAGAAATTAGCAAGAGCTCTGGGTACTAATAACATCGATTCTTGTGCTAGAGTATGTCATGATCCTTCAGCGACTGCATTAAAGGAGATGGTTGGGATAGGGGCCTCATCAGTTTCTGTAGAAATGATTCCTAAAATGAAAGTAGTAGTAATCACGGGAGAATCTATAACTGAAAGTCATCCCGTATTATCTCAATATCTGACCGAGGCAAAAAAGAACGGTACTAAACTTATTGTAATAGATCCTAGAATAACTGGAACTGCGAGATTCTCGGACCTTCATTTGAGATTAAGGCCAGGAACAGACATAACATTGTTTAATGCAGTAGGAAATTATTTAATTAAAAATTCATTATTTGATGAAAAATTCATTAAAGAAAAAGTGATTGGATTTGAAGATTATGCTAAAGGAGTATCAAAATATACGTTAGAATATGCTGAAAAAGTAACACAAATAAAGAGAGAGAGTATACAAAGATTTGCTGAATTAATTGCCCAAAAAGGAGTCATATTTTCATGGGGACTTGGCTTAACTCAGTCTTCAGGGATTAATGGTGTTAGAGCTTATATAAATTTAGCATTACTTACTGGAAATGTAGGAACTAATGGAGGACTTTTAGTCTTTAGAGGACAAACTAATGTTCAAGGAGCTGGAGATCTTTTAAAGCCAGATAGATTTCCTAGCGGTCCAATGAATGAAGAAAACGCCGAAAAGCTATTAAAAATATGGAATTTTTTACCATCAACTAAACGTGGATTATCAGTAACCGAAGCGTTATTAAGGGACAATAATATTAGGGCTATTATATTCATGGGATTTAATCCCTTAATCAGTATGCCAAATAGAGAAAAAGTTGAAAGAAAATTAAAGAGCCTAGATCTGTTAGTAGTAATTGACGCATTTATGACAGAGACAGCTAATTTGGCACATTATGTTTTACCTGCTGCAATATGGGCTGAGAAAGAGGGCTCAGTTACTAATTTAGATAGGTTAGTCAAGTGGAGATTCAAGGCTATAGATCCTCCAGGGGAGGCGAAGCCAGATTATGAAATATTAAAGAAACTTGCAGAGGAATTAGGTTATAATTTTAACTCAGATCCAAAGGAAATTTTTGAAGAAATGAAAAAAGTTATTCCACTATACTCTAATCTAACTTTAGATGAAGTCATGGATTATTCTGCGAACTCAAGGTATCCTAACCATGAAATTTATTTATATGATGAAAAGTTCTATACGGATACAAATAAAGCTAAATTAATTTTCGTAGAACAGCCAGAAGTTAAGAGCGGAATAATATTAATTACCGTTAGAAATGTAACCAGATATAATACCGACGTGATTACTGGGAGAATACCAGGATACGGAAAATATGAAAGTCCAATGTATATTAGCCCAGAGGATGCTTTAGAATTAAAAATAAGGGATGATGAAGAAGTTCTAGTAACTTCTGAGTGTGGGAAAATGAATTTTAGAGTAAAGATTTCCAATGACATTCAGAAAGGAATTGCGATAATGTATATGCACGATCCTAAAGTTAATTATATTATATGTGATGAACTTGATGAAATTACAAAAACTCCAAAGTATAAGTATACAGAAATAAAAATAATAAAATTAAATTGCTAA
- a CDS encoding DUF131 domain-containing protein, with product MKLIYAGLGLIFLGIIILTLASVSPTNVSTTTSGGFAGIVFLGPIPIVFGAGNPSQLPYLFIFGIVFTIIALIFFLLPWIIGRKTKYP from the coding sequence ATGAAACTAATCTATGCAGGTTTAGGTTTAATATTTTTAGGTATAATAATTTTAACCTTAGCTTCTGTAAGCCCAACTAATGTATCCACAACTACAAGCGGAGGTTTCGCAGGTATAGTATTTTTAGGACCTATACCGATAGTATTTGGAGCTGGTAATCCTTCTCAATTACCTTATCTATTTATATTCGGAATAGTATTTACGATAATTGCGTTAATTTTCTTCCTCTTACCATGGATAATAGGTCGCAAAACAAAATATCCATAA
- a CDS encoding transcription initiation factor IIB: protein MSESNKSQASTPCPPDKIVFDEERGEYICTETGEVIEERAIDQGPEWRAFTPEEKEKRSRVGGPLNQTIHDMGISTVIDWKDKDAMGRTLDPKRRLEALRWRKWQIRARIQSSIDRNLAQAMNELERIGNLLNLPKSVKDEAALIYRKAVEKGLVRGRSIESVVAASIYAACRRMKMARTLDEIAQFTKANRKEVARCYRLILRELDINVPVSDPKDYVTRIGSLLGLSGSTMKMAIDIIEKAKESGLTAGKDPAGLAAAAIYIASLLHDERRTQKEIAQVAGVTEVTVRNRYKELTQELKIQIPNQ from the coding sequence ATGTCAGAAAGTAATAAATCTCAAGCTTCTACTCCTTGTCCTCCAGATAAAATAGTTTTTGATGAGGAAAGGGGAGAGTATATTTGTACAGAAACTGGAGAAGTAATAGAAGAAAGAGCAATTGATCAAGGGCCTGAATGGAGGGCTTTCACTCCGGAAGAAAAAGAGAAAAGAAGTAGAGTTGGAGGCCCATTAAATCAGACTATACATGATATGGGTATATCTACTGTAATTGATTGGAAAGACAAGGATGCTATGGGAAGAACTTTAGACCCTAAGAGAAGACTTGAGGCATTGAGATGGAGAAAGTGGCAAATTAGAGCGAGAATTCAATCTTCCATAGATAGAAACTTAGCACAAGCTATGAATGAACTAGAAAGAATTGGGAATTTACTAAACTTACCAAAATCAGTTAAAGATGAGGCTGCATTAATCTATAGAAAAGCAGTAGAGAAAGGATTAGTGAGGGGAAGGAGTATAGAAAGCGTTGTTGCTGCATCTATATATGCAGCTTGTAGAAGAATGAAAATGGCAAGGACATTAGATGAAATTGCTCAATTTACAAAGGCTAATAGAAAGGAAGTAGCGAGATGCTATAGACTAATTTTGAGAGAATTGGATATTAATGTCCCTGTTAGTGATCCAAAGGATTATGTTACTAGAATTGGTAGTTTATTAGGCTTAAGTGGTTCTACAATGAAAATGGCAATAGATATTATTGAAAAAGCTAAAGAGTCTGGGTTAACTGCTGGTAAAGATCCAGCTGGTTTAGCTGCGGCTGCAATTTATATAGCATCATTACTACATGATGAAAGAAGAACGCAAAAAGAGATAGCTCAAGTTGCAGGTGTCACGGAAGTTACTGTGAGAAACAGATATAAAGAGTTAACACAAGAGCTAAAAATTCAAATTCCAAACCAATAA
- the yciH gene encoding stress response translation initiation inhibitor YciH has translation MSDNLCGGLPPEICEQLNKEEQFIKIKVEKRRYGKEVTIIEGLSGSDVELKKIASELKSKLAAGGTVKNGKIELQGDHRERVKELLMKMGYPESNIIIIE, from the coding sequence ATGTCTGATAATTTGTGTGGAGGTCTACCACCCGAAATTTGTGAACAATTAAATAAAGAAGAACAATTCATAAAAATAAAAGTAGAAAAAAGAAGATATGGAAAAGAGGTCACAATAATAGAAGGTCTTTCTGGTTCTGATGTAGAATTAAAGAAAATAGCCTCAGAACTGAAATCAAAGCTTGCTGCAGGAGGAACAGTTAAAAATGGAAAAATAGAATTACAAGGAGACCACAGAGAAAGAGTAAAAGAACTTCTTATGAAAATGGGTTACCCAGAATCTAACATTATAATAATAGAATAA
- a CDS encoding DNA-directed RNA polymerase subunit P yields MAKYRCGNCWREFDDEQLRALPGVRCPYCGYKIIYMVRKPTVKVVKAI; encoded by the coding sequence ATGGCAAAATATAGGTGTGGCAACTGTTGGAGAGAATTTGATGATGAACAATTAAGAGCTCTTCCAGGTGTGAGATGTCCTTATTGTGGCTATAAAATAATCTATATGGTAAGAAAACCTACAGTGAAAGTTGTTAAAGCGATCTAG
- the speB gene encoding agmatinase yields MSDSRLLYLNENSRKFAGFNKPTSPFVIIGLPLDITSSFRPGSRFAPSTIREYAQFIEFYSIRTGIDMGEIGFNDVGDVVMHPSDVEENIRRISDVTSYFAEKGKIVIGIGGEHSVTIGTVRGIKPDCILSIDAHLDLRDEYMGYKYDHACVMRRISEQGIKIMEIGTRAVSKEELDYANRNGIAYFTPHQIRLLGVRETAKKIANNFRDCEKIYVTYDMDGIDPAYAPGVATPEPEGLDPTIVLDIISLIIDKRVIGFDVVEVSPPHDPSGITSVLGARIILETSAQIYKARSL; encoded by the coding sequence ATGTCAGATAGTAGGTTATTATACTTAAATGAGAATAGTAGGAAATTTGCTGGATTTAACAAGCCAACATCTCCATTTGTTATAATCGGTCTACCATTAGATATAACAAGTAGTTTCAGACCAGGTTCCAGATTTGCACCATCTACTATAAGAGAATATGCACAATTTATTGAGTTTTACTCTATAAGAACCGGAATAGATATGGGGGAAATAGGTTTCAATGATGTAGGGGATGTAGTAATGCACCCGTCTGATGTAGAAGAAAATATAAGAAGAATATCTGACGTAACTAGCTATTTTGCTGAAAAAGGAAAAATAGTAATAGGTATAGGTGGAGAACATTCAGTCACCATAGGAACTGTAAGAGGAATTAAACCAGACTGTATACTTAGTATTGATGCACATCTAGACCTTAGAGACGAATACATGGGTTATAAATACGACCACGCTTGTGTTATGAGGCGAATATCAGAACAAGGGATTAAAATAATGGAAATAGGTACAAGAGCTGTCTCTAAAGAAGAATTAGATTACGCAAATAGAAACGGAATAGCTTACTTTACACCACACCAAATAAGATTATTAGGAGTAAGAGAGACTGCAAAAAAAATTGCTAACAATTTCAGAGATTGTGAAAAAATCTATGTAACATATGATATGGATGGAATAGACCCCGCCTATGCACCAGGTGTAGCTACCCCAGAGCCTGAGGGATTAGACCCAACTATAGTGCTAGATATTATATCACTTATAATAGATAAAAGAGTAATAGGTTTTGATGTGGTAGAAGTTTCACCACCTCATGATCCATCTGGAATAACTTCAGTATTAGGAGCTAGAATAATCTTAGAAACATCTGCTCAAATTTATAAGGCTAGATCGCTTTAA